CATGGTGGCTGTTTCATTTGGGCTACATTCCACAGTGTATTCATGTGACATTGAGTTAGCAGTTGAAAGCAGATCTAGTGTATGCAGATTTGCAGGCTTTCTGTAGCCTTTCGCATCACAGTAGGGCTATTGTGTTAGAATAATTGTTAGCTCTAATCTAATAGAAATTCAGCTGAAGAAGCCAGTATTACCTCATGTCAGAGCACTAACAGTAAAACAGAGGCAAGCAGGCCTTGAAAACAAAGCCCGGGTCAATTCAAATAGCTCTTTGAGGTGAAGACATTATTAATTGCTTTTACTGAATGACTTATCCTTTCCTAAAGTATGTTAAAGAAAAACGCCTTTGTGTTCAGAGCAGAGATGTCAGAGAACTGGAATGCAAACTAATGATCCACCATTTTGCAGACGTAAAGACGTCGCGAACTAGAAATGCAAACCATCGTGAAAATACATCTATTGCAAATGTACTGTAAAGAACATAAGATGTGTCTACATGTTATCACCACAACAAGAATTGTTCACAGCTATAACCCTGCCGAATTAGAAATAGGTTTTTGGAAAATGTTTTCATGAAGACAGTACCTGTGGATGGTTAAACATCGGTCAAGAACTTTTGTCATATACACATTGCTCTAACAAAAATCGATTTTAAAGTTTTTCTTCATGTTCAAATGTCCTCATACCAGGCAACCTCACACTAATTGTGCTTGATGCTTgctccaaaatctttgtatctgtCCTGTAAGTGGGGAGCCCAGTATTGAACGCACCACTCTAACTGAACACTTAGTAAGGTTTTAAGTATGTAGAGTCACcattgttcataagttcataagatataggagcagaattaggccacttggcccatcaagtctgctccaccattcaatcatggctgatgtgctcctcatctccattttcctgccttctccccataacttttcaatccattaccaattaaaaatctgtctaactcctccttgaatttactcactgtccctgcatccactgcactttggggtagcgaattccacaaattcacaaccctttgggagaaatagactatgacctcttgtcctcgaatgccccacaagaggaagcatctgctccatgccTACTTTAtgtataccttttatcatcttttgTCTTTTGGCTTTTATATTTTATCCCTCTTCTGATAAAACCTAGAATTCCACAATTCTAGCTTCATCAATGTGCAACTGTACCCCAAATCCTCCCGCTCTCCCACAATACCTAGCCTACTTTCATTCAAAGTATAATTTCCACTTCTTAAAAATAAAAAATGCACTCCCTCTTTTTTTGTTCATTCtctcatggggcatgggcgtcgctggcaaaggccagcatttgttgcccgtctcTGATTGTGCCTTGAGCTGAATGGCTTGCCATACCATTTCCGAGGGGAGttcagagccaaccacattgctgtgggcctggagtcatatgtaggccagaccaggtaaggacagcagatttccttccctcatggGCATTAAGTGACAATGAAAAAGATGGGTGTTTATGTAAATTGGTTTGTGGTCACTATTACAGCATGAGACTACCTTTATGTAGCTCCAGGTTATTAAACAAATTTAAATTtggccagctgccatggtgggatttgaatccttgtccccagagcattagcttgggccttaccactatgccatcatcagCCATCACTGACATGGAATTCCATCTAGCATTTGTAGATTATTCCCTCATTTAGTCAATGTCCCTTTACTCTTCAGAAGCCTTGTTTTTCCTCCTACCTTGGTATCGACTTAATTTCAATACCATCCTCTACTGGTTTCCATCTAAATCATTGACTACATGTGAATACAGGTCTCTATATTATACAGCTAACTGCCTCCGTCACATGCATCAATATGAACACTCTATAATGAAACATCTTTCACTGGCACACATCACACAGTGTAAAGTCGGTAACTTAGTTGGCTGTGGACGGCTGGttggtgatgcagagcgacgctaacggtgtgggttcaattcctgtaccagctgaggttattcatgaaggcccatcttctcaaccttgccccttgcctgagatgtggtgatcctcaggttaaaataccAGGGGAAATGAAAGGGAAGAGCTGCCTGTGGTCATCTAGGACTATGGCGatattgcttttattttattaccCACTGAAAATATGTGAACACTATTCCCAAGTTATCCACCTGTTACTGCATTTCTTAAGAATCCAGGGAAGACTAGAGTTTGAAATATCTTTTCATCTTGCTAACTTACCCGAGAGATTGAACAATTTTGTACTTTCTGAGTTCTTCAGTTAGCACTTGAACTCCATCGTCTGTGATTTGGTTTGCGTTCAACCTGAATAAAGTCACAATAGAAGATATTAAGCAGACCAAGGTAAACTGGACATAAAGAGCAGATTTCTCcccaaagaattctaagtgtcgaatttgcgggaaaactggagtaattaacGCTGGTTTttgtcagtgggagttcagactagaatctcccacactctgtgcactgcagaggccaccagggtgaatatcattagatttcaatgggtggggcctatttccaCCCAGAAAGCTGACTGGCTCAATTGTTGGCCAGTCCCGGACACCCACAgtgttgccccccaccccccccaacctccccatggcccaattgcagccccccacccatcctgggcctccccaatctccagccagacccccccccccccacagtgcagacaccCCCGGAGCTGATCCCCCCActcagcccaccccaatcactggccttcctCCTGCCCCCATTGATGGCAAtgtagtggcagcaggacccccatccccaccgatcaccccagtCCCGGTCCCATCAGGCCCCAGCCTCaggcctgcccccttggcactggacCATGCCTggcgggcagtgtcaaggtgccccctgggtattggcaccttgccccttgggcagtgccaggggcacaggctggcactgccagtatgcccatgtccagggggcaccacccccacaTAGCCCAAACCCCTGGGAGGGCCCGAttgccccctccttcactccagaagggttgggccaccagctccccgaaagtggggagctataatATAGTAATCTTCActagagtgaaatactctggcggtGTGAGAGAGGCTaatgggcctggagaattcagcatcgggcctgctaattacattaaaattagatGTAAATAGGGATTTAAATTACTTCCCTGTCTTCCCACCAGCTTCCAGCACGGATTTGAtagcgccagaaatccggcgctcgGTGATGTGCGCACGGCGGGAAGGCAAGCCCGGCTacgagattctcccaccccgctgcactAGAAAATTAGCACGTGgtgtgggagaatcgcccccaaatgATCTCATGGCACTACTCTGAATAAGAACAGGGAAGCTGCCCCTTGTCTAGGTCAATATTTACTCCTTTCTCGACATTAAAGCAGATTCtgttcatttatctcattgcttgtgatcttgctttgtgcaaattgacTGTGACATTACGTCAGCAATGAACTTCAAAAGAACCTCTTTCCCTGCAAAATGATCTGGCACATCCCAAGgttctgaaaggtgctatataaatgcaactgttTTTGTCTATAGAGCTAAAATGACTAATCTGATGGTTTGCGGATAGAACAGCAAAACTGTGAAGAAATTGCCGTTCACTCAATAAAGCTCTGCAGCTTTACAGCAAGCACAGAATTCAACCAGATTCCAGAATGTTTTGTGGCAATTTCTGACTGCCCAGCCCCTTTCTGGTGTAAACTCACCCCGCTGGGACCTGCTCAGTGTAATTTTCAAGTGATTTTCAAACGGGTAGCCACGCTCATCTAAAGCAGGTGAGGACCTATTTGACTTTGCAGATCAGGATCCTCAGCCAATAAGGACCCATTTGCAACAGCAGTGGGTTGAATGTGCGATATACATACTTCGCCCATTGACACTCAGGTCTTGGTGGTGGGTCCCTGAAGGAATCGATGGAGGCCATTTACAAATTAGCCAATAAATATTTTTTCATGTATTTTTGCAGGGCCTGGGGTTGCATTGGTAGCTGGAGTTAATCATCTACGGAATATCTGACCTGCATACATAAAATGGAAGCAGATCTACTTTGATAGTACATATTCTTACATCGGGAAAAGCTTAAATCTTTAATAGATTCATTTTTAGAATGCGGTACCAACGTCATGGCTGCATTCATGGCCCATCACAAAGTTAACTACAATTGTTAACTGATGTGTGAATGCATTCATATATAGTTGGAAGGAAAACGTCATTGCTGGGTTTCAATTCTCAGTAGACATTAATATGCTAACCAGGTAAGGGATTCAGTGGATTTATTTAACTGGACACGCAAGGAAATCTTTCATCAAGAACTGTGTGTCGAGTGTAAAATGGGGTATAGTCATGGTGGACACggatagacacagtaagaagtttaacaacaccaggttaaagtccaacaggtttatttggtagcaaataccataagctttcggagctccaagccccttcttcttggagctccgaaagcttgtgtggcttttgctaccaaataaacctgttggactttaacctggtgttgtgaaacttcttactgtgtttaccccagtccaacgccggcatctccacatcatgacacggATAGATACACTGAAAGGAAAGGAGGTAGGAGTTTAATGTGTTTTTAAATCTTACCGAATAGTACGAAGCTTACTGAAACAAGGAATCAGTTCTTTCACTCCATAGTCATTGATGTTGTTATTATCTAGTTCAAGTACGATTGTTTTCTGAAGGTAACGTAACATAAATGTGATTGCGCTGCAATCAGCAGAGTAGACATTGCAATAGGTGAAATTGATACAATCTTTACAAATTCGCTTAGCAGCAAGCTTGGCTACTTCCTTGCTCTGCACTTCAAATATGTACCTCAAGAGCCATTTGAAGCGTGGAACAGCACACATCTGATAGAAGTCATTGACCATGTAGGTTTTCACACAGCCGACCAGGTAGGACTTCAATGCTGACCTCTTTTTTTGGACCTTTGTTTGGCAAGTCAAATGATTCAGTAAGTCTATCTTGGTTTTGGAAAGCAAACCACAAAGGAAGAAGATGGTGAGCTGAAAATGTTCTCGGCACTGGAGCAAGTTTTCTTTAGAGGGCCCCTTCAGACTTTGGTGTGGGAATAAAGAGATAAGCATGCGCTGCGGCTTTCCAGGGGGAACATGTCCAGTGAAAAACTTAATGAGTTCTTTCGCACTGATTTTGTCATCCACAACCAAGGAAAATGCAGCAAAAAATGACTGCAGGGTCAAATGAAGGAACTCATAAGTTGATTGATTCCCACAGCCGTCATAATGGCCTATACTCTTGACAAAACCCAACTGTAAATCCTCCTCTGAGATGTCAGCCGCTGTGATTTGTTCCTGATTGAAGATGAAGTTGCTATTCTCAATCCCCTCTTTTGCCAATTTGCCCAATCGCATTAGTGCTTCTCTCTTGGTTCTGAATGTCTCATTCTGACTTTTGTTTCTCTTGTTCAATGCTGCTTTGGAAGAATGGTTTATGAAAACCTCTAACATCAACAGGTACACGTCAGAAAGTGTAACATAGTCCAACAACTGCTGGGAGCTACACGTGGACTGAAAGTGCTCGTAACATTTGAATATAATCCAACAAAACAACGGCACAGAGCACAAACTGCACAGGTGAGGGTTCGCCTCCAGCTGGGTCAAAACTGAGGCTTGATGGGGTTTGTTTTTGAAGAATTTCTTCAAATACTGAAGTAAATGGTCCTTTGAAAAGCCTTTCAGTGTCACTCTCTTTCTAACCATTCTCAATGGTAGCTCTGTGCCAATTCTTGCTGTCAATAGTTTTCTGGAGTTTTTCAATAAATTTCCATGGAGAAGGTTCATCAACAGGGCcacaggatgcgtggggtcaaaGGGCGAAGAGATTTCAGGGATGTCATTGAGGTCACAGTCAACATTGATTTCATCAAACCCATCCAGGGTGAAGAGAACAGAAGCTGGGTGTTGTAGGATGTAACTGAATATCTCATCAGCATCTTTGTCAGGGTAACAGTTGTATTTGAATAGCAGATCTCTGAGGGAGATCTTGTCTTCCTCAAAGCTATTGAATATTCGGCATCTGAatttgaagaagaatttagcatcaGCACAGAGCTCCCCTTTGGACCACAGGTTCTGAAGTCTCTGGAGCAGTATGGTCTTACCAACTCCAGCATCACCAGTTATAAAGACTGTTTCTGCATCTTCGTTGATGACTCCAGTATCGTTGAACAAATCCTCCAAGTGGGAAATATTTCCTTTAGTTTCATTGACTGCGTTGGTCAGTTCCATAAGAGACTCGGTGTAAGTATCATCCAGCAAGATGTCTTCTTTCTGGACATATGAAGTAATGAACTTTGTCTCTCTCTTCAGTTGACATCTAAGTTTTTCGGAATACTGACAAACTTAAAGCAGAATTCAAAATGTTCATATTCATAACAGAATATATCTTCTTTATTTATACATAATGTACCACTTGGGTAATATATGTCCCTTACTTCTGTTACAATTCCTCCCCCAAATAATGAGAACATTTATGTCCTTTTTTTTTGCAGCATCTACATTGATTTCATGAACAACATAGTTACTTACCAGCGTCTGTGAGTAGTACTGGTTTTCTCGCTAAATGCTCAGGTGGTTGATACTGAATGGTTTTTATCCAATCTTGCAGTTCTGGATAAACCTCCTTAGCCCTGTATACCACATGTACAAAATACTCTGCAACTTCATGTCCTTTGCTGTGTATGATATCAAGGATTTCACGCACCTAAAGAAGGTGTATCAACAAACTTTAGGATTACAAATATGAAACAGAAGATGGTGTATCATGTGCCAATTAAGAGCTTATAATCTCAAAATTGCCCTCAATCTCAACTATTCACATCCTGCCCCACACCAGCCTCCCTTTGCCCATCCTTCACATTCCTGCTGATCTACAATGCTTCACCAACACATTTAAATACCCATGGCTTTGCCCCACCTCTGATCTTCTCCAATTTCTTATCCCTCCTGTGATTTTACTTTTCCCTTCTGTACAGCCCTTTCTCTTGGTCAACTCTTACATGACAAAGTCCAGCCATCTTGACTAGAGGAGGAACCTTCTCACTCTAAACCCTTCAATACTCTCTACTGCTCATTAACCTGGTCAAATGCGGGTGGCATTTTTATCAGCCATCTGGCTTAGCTCTCCAACATAGGCTCAGTGTATCTTCCCTTTCTTTATCTGCCTTGGGATTTTGTGTTTTATTTAATAGAAAGCGATGGCCTGagggtattaccgctagactattaatccagaaactcagctaatgccctggggacctgggtttgaatcccgccatggcagatggtggaatttaaaattcaataaaaaacgtctggtattaagaatctactgatgaccatgaaaccattgccgattgtcggaaaaacccatctggttcaataatgtcatttagggaaggaaatctgctgtccttacctggtctgggctacatgtggctccagagccacagcaatgtggttgactctcagctgccctccaagggcaactggggatgggcaataaatgctggccagccagcgacacccatgttccacgaacgaataaaataaATGTATTATAAGACCAGCTGATTTCTGTGAGTTTGCTGGTAAGCAAGTCTGGTTTCGGGAGCACAATTGTGACGTTTCATACAAGGTGGAGATGTGTTGGAACCGGTCTGTCTCTTAAAGACCACTGAACAGAGTCCTCTGAGGGAACTGTGTTGTCTAGAGAAGATGGTTCCTCACCCCATGAGGTCGATTCTTTGTGCATCTCTCTTCGTGGCAAACACAACTCTTAGCAATTCTTTGTGGATGACGGAGAATCTCTGCTGGTGGTTGTTAGGTTGTCACGTGGCACGAGGCATATCACAAATGAGCAAGAACACGTGTTGAAGATGGGGACAGCAGCATAGAGTCCCTGTCGGAGGGCACAAGACACTCAAAGTTCTGCTCAGCTGGATGCAGATGCTGTGCTTTGGGCCTCATCCACAAAGTGGACAACACTGGAGCAGCAACTCAAACTGCGTGAAGTTgttgatttttgattgacaagggagttaaGAGTTATTGAGatgcaggcaggaaattggagttaaAGCTGCAATCAGATCAGCATAATTGgactgaatggaggagcaggtttgTGGGCCTGAATGGTTCCAGGAAAGATGGGTGTGGATTGGGGGAGGTGAAAACATGATAaaggagctctgacgaaggatcatccagacccgaagcattggctctattctctctccacagatgccgtcagacctgccaagattttccagcattttctgttttttgtttcggattccagcatccgcagtattttgcctttaacatgATAAAGGACCTTGAAGAGGAGAATAGGTTGGAAATGAGAGGTGCTTGTTGCCAAGATGAGAGGGGTCAAGGGTTAGTTTTTTTGAGGGCAGGATAACGGTGGTGGAGGGGCAGTACCTGAGGGAAGTGAAATGTTAACAAAAGCAGTTAACGTGGGGAGTAGGAAGGGAAGTTAAGGTGTCAGCAGTTTCACGGGAATGGGCTCACGGGTCTCATAGAAAAGATGAACTCAGAGGTAGCGTGAGGAGAAAGCTGACAAAAACCAGACGAGTTCAGGACAAGTGGAGCAGGGAAGGAATGAGGAAGTCTAGCACAATGGGGATAGGgaagtggcagaggcagctggTCAGATGGTTTGAATCTGACTGGCAAAGTCCATGAACGCTTGCTCCTGATTGTAATTCAAAACCATACATCAAAAGTACTTTGTCgactataaagtgctttgggatgttctgaggtgtGAAAGGCACTTTATGAATGTGAGTTTGTTTTTAAATTCTGACAGCATAATAGTTTCAATCTAAAATACATGTCTCTGTCGAGAGTAGAAAAACTAAAATAAATTTCCCCTTCCAGACAAGAAATCTCTATAtggttgaaaaaaaaattgcacaaTCTTCAATTCTTCGATAAACAAATTGAGTCTCGGTGCCTCGGGTACTGTTAAACAAACTGGATACCCTGGTGCCAAACGCTTTCCGTGAAAAGTACTTCACAGAGGCCACTGTTTGGGGAAGGGAATGGCTAGTGTAGGTCAAAGGCTTCAGGTGTTGTCAGAGGACTCAGGGAGATTGGGGGAttgtgcggaggggaggggggaggtgggggttagcTGGACACCTGGGGATATGATAAGAGGCCTCAGCAGGGAGATTCAATGCATCAGAAGTAGTTTGCATGCATTGGGTTTGGTTGGAAGGGGCAATTGGTAGCCTCGAGCAGACGGAGCTTGGTGGTGGGAATGATTGGAGGCCTCAGGGGCTTGGATGGGACACCTCACAGGGAAATTGGAAgccttgagggcaattagaggGCATGGGGAGATTCAAGAGCACAGGCTgatgacaccagagaactcaaagggggattggctatgctaaattgctccttagtgtcagggggactagctagggcaaatgcatggggttatagggatagggcctgggtgggattgtggtcagtgcagactcgatgggccaaatgacctccttctgcactgtaggattctataattctaaacaAACGGAGAATTCAAAGCTTCGGGGGCAGGGTTGAGTGGGGTGGGAGTGACGATGGGATCAGAGACCTTGCAGAAGGGATAGGATGCCAAACCTCAAAGGGACTGATCACAAGGGCCAGAGATCAAGGTTGGTTGTCCAATCACATAGGACTAGTGGAGTAGAGAAGGTGGATCCAATAGGAAAGAAAGGCAGTTGAACTCTCCCACCAGTACTTCCCACTCCTTTGCCAACAGGTTTCCTGAGGCTTGGGAATTCGGGGCAGACAGAGTTAAATTTGAGATGTTAGATAACTTTGATATACACAGCCTTAGTATGATATTTAAATTGCCAACCTACCTCCTGGGAGTGGGTTCATTGCccacctctacactgtcaccattgaAACCCGAATGACAGGCTGGGGTCAAGATTTAGATTTTTAACATTTTAATCTCTCACCCCACCCAAACCCACCCATTTTCTGGGGGCTGAAATTCCACTCATTACATTACATATACATGTGTTAAAAATGTGCCCTAGTTGTCAAGAATTACTCTGCCACTACTCATCATCTGTTCAGGAGACTGGATGTCCTGGGCCATGGGACTAATTTTAGTTTTTATTAATTCTTttgcgggatgtgggcatcgctggctgagccaacatTTACTACtcatcagagtcaaccacattgctgtgtctggagtcatatgtaggccagaccagataaagacagcagatttccttccctaaagggcattagtgaaccagatggaattttacgacaatcaacaatggtttcatggtcatcattagatgtctcattccagatttttattgaattcaaatttcaccctctgccatggtgggatttgaacccgggtccccagagcattaccctgggtttctggattactagtccagtgacaataccactacaccatggtCTCCCCTGACTTACTGATTACCATTAGTAAAAAGGGGAATGAAATACAATGACCCCCTTGGGGGCTCTTGAAAATGCAAAACCAAGCCTGAGAAGATGAGTATCAAGTGTTGCCCATTGCAGGGATTCAGGTTGATTAGGCCGAGCCCCAGGTTTCAGTGTCATTAATGTGGGGAGAGACAGGAGCACATGAGAAAAGAGTAGGTTTTTCATGCCCTTGAGCATCACCACCATGCAGTTAGATCATTGCCtgagctggggcggcacggtggcacagtggttagcactgttgcctcacagcgccagggacccgggtttgattcccggcttgggtgactgtctgtctgtgtggagtttgcacattctccccgtgtatgtgtgggtttcctccgggtgctccagtttcctcccacagtctgaaagacgtgctggttagatgcattgaccatgctaaattctccctcagtgtacccaaacaggcgccagaatgtggcgactcgggggttttcactgcaatattaatataagcctacttgtgatactaataaataagtttaattcaactccattttcctactTTTCCACCACATCtcttcacaccctcaccaaagatgttggctggaattctcccatcctgcccgccactggaattctagtgggCAGGGgccggaccatgtaaaggtccattgaagtcgagCGGGAATCTTCGGTTTCCAGACGAGCGCGGCCGGGAGGATCTCACCCGTGTCGTTTTCAACCTCAAACGTTCTAATTGACAGT
The DNA window shown above is from Mustelus asterias chromosome 2, sMusAst1.hap1.1, whole genome shotgun sequence and carries:
- the LOC144481181 gene encoding nucleotide-binding oligomerization domain-containing protein 1-like translates to MELTNAVNETKGNISHLEDLFNDTGVINEDAETVFITGDAGVGKTILLQRLQNLWSKGELCADAKFFFKFRCRIFNSFEEDKISLRDLLFKYNCYPDKDADEIFSYILQHPASVLFTLDGFDEINVDCDLNDIPEISSPFDPTHPVALLMNLLHGNLLKNSRKLLTARIGTELPLRMVRKRVTLKGFSKDHLLQYLKKFFKNKPHQASVLTQLEANPHLCSLCSVPLFCWIIFKCYEHFQSTCSSQQLLDYVTLSDVYLLMLEVFINHSSKAALNKRNKSQNETFRTKREALMRLGKLAKEGIENSNFIFNQEQITAADISEEDLQLGFVKSIGHYDGCGNQSTYEFLHLTLQSFFAAFSLVVDDKISAKELIKFFTGHVPPGKPQRMLISLFPHQSLKGPSKENLLQCREHFQLTIFFLCGLLSKTKIDLLNHLTCQTKVQKKRSALKSYLVGCVKTYMVNDFYQMCAVPRFKWLLRYIFEVQSKEVAKLAAKRICKDCINFTYCNVYSADCSAITFMLRYLQKTIVLELDNNNINDYGVKELIPCFSKLRTIRLNANQITDDGVQVLTEELRKYKIVQSLGLYKNQITDIGAQYVSTLIAECSSLIKLAIGYNKITTEGGKMLAQAVRKSKTIKHLWMWGNRIGDEGAVAFAEALRNHPSLRELSLAANHISTEGGKHLASALEDNSSLKTLWLTANEMDDEATRCFADVLKVNRSLQTLWLVENNITLLGANDLIAALREISSMQEICLKNNKISIEEATALKAEQRIVF